A part of Solicola gregarius genomic DNA contains:
- a CDS encoding MOSC domain-containing protein produces MTGVVESVNVGTTRPVPWGSLKRSAIDKRPVEGPVRVATLGLEPDEIADLGNHGGVDQAVYAFAAEDLEVWAAELGRPIPPGGFGENLTTRGIDLNEARIGERWQIGTAVLEVATVRIPCSVFAGFIDQPRWVRRFTEAGRPGAYLRVVREGVIESGDAVQIVEERAHHVTIGLTFRALTTERSLLPRLLEEPRVAEEARKRAERYGARKP; encoded by the coding sequence GTGACCGGCGTCGTCGAGTCGGTCAACGTCGGTACGACCCGGCCGGTGCCCTGGGGGTCGCTCAAGCGGAGCGCGATCGACAAGCGTCCGGTCGAGGGTCCCGTACGCGTGGCGACGCTCGGTCTCGAGCCCGACGAGATCGCCGACCTGGGGAACCACGGCGGTGTCGATCAGGCGGTTTACGCCTTCGCAGCCGAGGACCTCGAGGTCTGGGCGGCCGAGCTCGGCCGCCCGATCCCACCCGGAGGCTTCGGCGAGAACCTCACGACCCGCGGCATCGACCTCAACGAGGCCCGCATCGGAGAGCGGTGGCAGATCGGCACCGCAGTGCTGGAGGTCGCGACCGTACGCATCCCGTGCTCGGTGTTCGCCGGCTTCATCGACCAGCCCCGCTGGGTACGCCGGTTCACCGAGGCGGGCCGCCCCGGCGCGTACCTCCGGGTCGTGCGCGAAGGTGTCATCGAGTCCGGCGACGCCGTGCAAATAGTTGAAGAACGCGCACATCACGTTACTATCGGGCTGACATTTCGCGCCCTCACCACCGAACGGTCGCTGCTACCACGACTGCTCGAGGAGCCGAGGGTGGCGGAAGAGGCACGCAAGCGAGCCGAGAGGTACGGCGCAAGGAAACCGTGA